Genomic window (Wenzhouxiangella marina):
CTGGCGCTGGCGTCTGTACGGCCGGCTGCATCGACCCGGCCTGCAGGTCGGCGAGTTCCTGATCGATGCCAACCAGACGCTGCCGGCCCTGCTGGCCCGACTGGAATCAGGACGGGTCCGCGAACACCGCTGGACCCTGGTCGAGGGCTGGACCCTGCGACAGATGCGCGCCGACCTTGCAGATGACCCACGACTGCGTCACGAAAGCCGGGGCATGGACACGGAGGCGCTGATGGCCGCGCTGGACTGTGCCGGTTGTGAGGCCGAAGGGCGCTTTCTGCCCGAAACCTACTTCTTCATTCGCGGCAGCAGCGATCTGGACCTGCTGCAACGCGCCCATGAGGCCATGGACCGGGCCCTCGCCGATGCCTGGGCCCGTCGTGATCCCGAGCTGCCGATCGATTCGCCCGAGGAGCTGTTGATCCTGGCCTCGCTGATCGAGCGCGAAACCGGCGACCCGTCCGAGCGTGCCCAGGTGGCCGGAGTGTTCAAGCGGCGGCTGGAACGTGGCATGCGGCTGCAGACCGACCCGACCGTGATCTATGGCCTGGGTGAGGGCTTCGATGGACGCCTCAGACGTGTGCATCTGCGTACCGATCATCCCTGGAACACCTACACTCGCCATGGCCTCCCGGTCACGCCGATCGCCATGCCGGGTCGAGCCTCCCTCGAGGCCGCGGCCAGACCGGCCGATGGCACGGCCCTGTATTTCGTGGCCAAGGGCGATGGAACCCATCAATTTTCCGATACGCTCGATCAGCACAATGCGGCGGTCGATCGTTACATCCGTGGACGCTGAAAGATGAAAGCTCGTCTGATTACCCTGGAGGGCGGCGAAGGAGCGGGCAAGTCGACCGCCGTGGCCACCGTGCGCGACTGGCTCAAAGCGCAGGGTCGCACCTTCACAGAGACTCGCGAGCCGGGCGGGACTCCGCCGGCGGAAAGGATTCGTGCGCTGCTGCTGGACCCCGAGACCGGCGATCTCGAGCCGCTGACCGAGCTGCTGTTGATGTTCGCGGCGCGTGCGGAAAATCTCCGGCAGGTAATCCGGCCGGCACTGGCGCGCGGCGAGGACGTGATCTGCGATCGCTTCACCGATGCCTCGATGGCCTATCAGGGCTACGGTCGCCAGCTCGGACCGGCCCCGGTCGAAACCCTGGCGGGCCTGGTCCACCCCGATCTGGAGCCGGCGCTGACCCTGTTGCTCGATGTACCGGTGAGCGTCGGGATGGCACGGGTCGGGCGTCGCTCCGATCAGCGCGACCGC
Coding sequences:
- the mltG gene encoding endolytic transglycosylase MltG yields the protein MRRLISVFLLFLLLAAGVTAWQWSAWRDFLQSPVNPDGPVALWIAPGTSFGGLVRQFEALGLARPDWRWRLYGRLHRPGLQVGEFLIDANQTLPALLARLESGRVREHRWTLVEGWTLRQMRADLADDPRLRHESRGMDTEALMAALDCAGCEAEGRFLPETYFFIRGSSDLDLLQRAHEAMDRALADAWARRDPELPIDSPEELLILASLIERETGDPSERAQVAGVFKRRLERGMRLQTDPTVIYGLGEGFDGRLRRVHLRTDHPWNTYTRHGLPVTPIAMPGRASLEAAARPADGTALYFVAKGDGTHQFSDTLDQHNAAVDRYIRGR
- the tmk gene encoding dTMP kinase, whose translation is MKARLITLEGGEGAGKSTAVATVRDWLKAQGRTFTETREPGGTPPAERIRALLLDPETGDLEPLTELLLMFAARAENLRQVIRPALARGEDVICDRFTDASMAYQGYGRQLGPAPVETLAGLVHPDLEPALTLLLDVPVSVGMARVGRRSDQRDRFEQNTVAFLERVRQGYLEQARKHPERYLVIDASQPLEQVTQAIRQGLAERLS